The following proteins are encoded in a genomic region of Melopsittacus undulatus isolate bMelUnd1 chromosome 8, bMelUnd1.mat.Z, whole genome shotgun sequence:
- the JPT2 gene encoding jupiter microtubule associated homolog 2 → MFQDAEADLAKPSSRILKPPGGGCSNLFGSTEEVSSSSRPHRMASGIFGASEQPQNIPKRTNPPGGKESGIFEDSSSPQPRPRMNPPGGKTSDIFGSPVSTTVVRAHPNKPKDHIVLKEDETPKKLEENIKPQLEDGGEKKGAGKEEGCSEPEPKIDNHEPRLGPRPRSHNKVLNPPGGKSSIAFY, encoded by the exons ATGTTTCAGGACGCTGAGGCCGATCTGGCAAAGCCGAGCTCCAG GATATTGAAGCCCCCAGGAGGAGGGTGTAGTAACCTCTTCGGGAGTACAGAGGAAGTTTCTTCTTCAAGCAGGCCACACCGAATGGCATCCGGTATCTTTGGAGCATCAGAACAGCCTCAAAACATTccaaaaagaacaaaccctCCTG gaggaaaagaaagcgGTATTTTTGAGGATTCTAGTTCTCCTCAGCCTCGTCCACGCATGAATCCACCTGGTGGGAAGACAAGTGATATCTTTGGGTCTCCTGTGTCCACCACTGTTGTGCGAGCACATCCAAACAAGCCCAAG GATCACATTGTTTTGAAAGAAGATGAAACACCAAAGAAGCTTGAAG aaaatataaaaccacaGCTGGAAGATGGAGGTGAGAAAAAAGGTGCTGGCAAAGAGGAGGGATGCTCGGAGCCAGAGCCCAAGATAGACAATCATGAGCCCCGATTAGGGCCAAGGCCGCGCTCACACAATAAGGTCCTCAATCCACCCGGTGGAAAGTCCAGTATTGCATTCTATTAG